Within the Desulfuromonadales bacterium genome, the region CCAGAGCGGTCGGCCCCTTTTTTCATTCGGGATCCCGGGGGGCGAAACCTGCCGGTTCTCCGATGGTCAGGTCAAGGCCAAACCCAGGGGTTGCGGCCCCTGACGCCGCCTTACTCTTTTTGCTTGCCCAAAAAGAGTAAGTAGAAAAAGGGCACCCCGACGCCTTGCCCGCTACGCGGGTTCCCTCCGCGAGGCAGACGTTTCGGGGACGGGCAAAAACTCGCTACGCTCAAACATTTGCCCGTCGGTTTCCCGAAACGTCCACCTCGCTCCGGCGGCGGCGAAGGGGAGGGCGGCAGAACCCCAAAAAAATCCTGTTACCCTCCGCAGACCGGGCAGCCCTGCAGGCGCAGGGGCTTCTCCAGGTGGCTGCGGGAAAGGAGCTCGGCGTCGGCGAAGATTTCCGCGGTCGGGCCGTCGGCGGTGACCTCGCCGTTGTGGATGACGATGGTACGGGCGCAGACGTCGAGGACCAGATCGAGGTCGTGAGTGGCGATGACCCGGGTGTGGTGGAAGGAGTCGAGCAGGCCGATCAGGCGCCGGCGGTGGTACGGGTCGAGGCCGGTGGTCGGCTCGTCCATGACCAGGATGTCCGGCGCCATGGCGAGGACGGTGGCGATGGCGACGGTGCGCTTTTCACCGGCGGAGAGCCGGTAGGGGGGGCGGTCCCGCAGGTGCAGGGCCTCGACCCGCTCAAGGGCACCGGTGACCCGCTGCTCGACCTCTTCCGGCGGCAGGCCGAGGTTGAGCGGGCCGAAAGCGACGTCGTCGAAGACGGTCGGCATGAACAGCTGGTCGTCCGGGTCCTGGAAGACCATTCCCACCGTGCGGCGGACGTTCGGGAGCGTCGCTTTCGTCAGCGGGAAGTCGCCGATGCGCACCTTTCCTGCGGTTGGGGTGAGGCAGCCGTTGAGGTGCAGCAGCAGGGTCGATTTGCCGGCGCCGTTGGCGCCGACGAGGGCCACCGACTCGCCGTGGTGGATGCGGAAGGAGATCCCCCGGATGGCGGCGGTGCCGTCGGGGTAGGTGTATCCGAGGTTTTCGATCTCGACGATATGATGGCTCATCGGGCAAACTCCGTAAGCAGCCGTCCCAGCAGCTGCGGGACGTTGTAAAGACGCAGGGCGATGAAGACGGCGGACCAGCCGAGGGTGAAGACGATCTCCTGCCGGCCGATGCGGGCGGGACGCAGCAGGCGGGGCTCGCCGGCGAAGCCGCGGCAGAGCATGGCGAGGTGAATGCGCTCGGCGCGGTCGAGGGTGCGCAGCAGCAGTTGGCCGGTCAGGTGGCCGAAGACCTGCATCCCCGGGCCCCGGCCGCCGAAGGAGCGCAGGGCGCGGGCACGGACGAGGCGCTGGGCCTCGTCGATGAGGACAAACAGGTAGCGGTAGAGGAAGAGGAGCTGCAGGGCAAAGACCCTGGGCGCGCCGAGCCCCTCCAGCGCCCGGCAGATGCCGGCGAAGCTGGTGGTGGCGATCAGCACCAGGGCGGCGAGCACGGTCAGGGTGAAGCGCAGCAGGATCGAGGCGAAGGAGACCCAGCCGCCCGAGATGGCCAGCGGGCCGAACTGCAGCAGGGTCTGGCGGTCGAACCAGGGGTTGAAGATGCCGACGCAGAAGGCGAAGGGGACGGCCAGCAGCAGCTTCCTCAGCAGGTAGCCGGGCGGCAGGTCGGCCAGGATGATCAGCGACAGGGGAAAGAGCCCGAAGGGGAGAAGGGCCGAGATGGCGTAGCGGTCGAAGGAGACGACGACCAGGACGAAAACCAGGGTGGTGACCAGCTTGGCCCGCGGGTCGAGGCGGTGGATGGCCGAGTCCCGGCAGGCCAGGGTGTCGAGGGTGCCGATGTCGAAGAATGCCGAGTCGATCTTGGCCATCACAGTTCCGTTGCCATGAGTTGCACGCTTTTTCGATTCGTGCTACCGGTGAGCCGGAAAAAAGCCCGCTCGGGCCTCAATGATCCTTGCACGTGTAGGGGCAGGCCTCGTGCCTGCCCTGGGCGCCCACAAGGGGCGCCCCTACCAATCACCCATCACCAATCACGGCCTTTCAGAGCAGCCCCTTGCCCGTGGTGGTGGTCACCAGCTTGCCGTGCTTGACCCCTTTGGTGCCGATCAGTTCGTCGGCCAGGCGCTTGACGCTCTTCGCCTTCCCCTTGACCACCACCACCTCCAGGCAGTGGTGGGCGTCGAGGTGGACGTGCAGGGCGGAGATGATCGCCTCGTGGTGGGAGTGCTGCTGCTCGGTGAGCTTGTCGGCGAGGTCGCGGGTGTGGTGGTCGTAGACCAGGGTGACCGTTCCCACCGTCTCCTCGTCCTCCCGTGCCCAGGCATCCTCGACCAGGGCGTTGCGGATCAGATCGCGGATCGCCTCGGAGCGGTTGACGTACCCCTTGTCGGCGATCAGGTCGTCGAATCGCTTGAGGAGCCGGTCGTCGATGGAAATGCCGAAACGGGTCAGGTCGGACATA harbors:
- a CDS encoding ABC transporter ATP-binding protein translates to MSHHIVEIENLGYTYPDGTAAIRGISFRIHHGESVALVGANGAGKSTLLLHLNGCLTPTAGKVRIGDFPLTKATLPNVRRTVGMVFQDPDDQLFMPTVFDDVAFGPLNLGLPPEEVEQRVTGALERVEALHLRDRPPYRLSAGEKRTVAIATVLAMAPDILVMDEPTTGLDPYHRRRLIGLLDSFHHTRVIATHDLDLVLDVCARTIVIHNGEVTADGPTAEIFADAELLSRSHLEKPLRLQGCPVCGG
- the cbiQ gene encoding cobalt ECF transporter T component CbiQ, with protein sequence MAKIDSAFFDIGTLDTLACRDSAIHRLDPRAKLVTTLVFVLVVVSFDRYAISALLPFGLFPLSLIILADLPPGYLLRKLLLAVPFAFCVGIFNPWFDRQTLLQFGPLAISGGWVSFASILLRFTLTVLAALVLIATTSFAGICRALEGLGAPRVFALQLLFLYRYLFVLIDEAQRLVRARALRSFGGRGPGMQVFGHLTGQLLLRTLDRAERIHLAMLCRGFAGEPRLLRPARIGRQEIVFTLGWSAVFIALRLYNVPQLLGRLLTEFAR
- the nikR gene encoding nickel-responsive transcriptional regulator NikR → MSDLTRFGISIDDRLLKRFDDLIADKGYVNRSEAIRDLIRNALVEDAWAREDEETVGTVTLVYDHHTRDLADKLTEQQHSHHEAIISALHVHLDAHHCLEVVVVKGKAKSVKRLADELIGTKGVKHGKLVTTTTGKGLL